In Neospora caninum Liverpool complete genome, chromosome II, the following are encoded in one genomic region:
- a CDS encoding at4g25910 protein, related gives MALETEPFPREAPKTLSRSLVSSLPSPLSSAGPVPPVAENPMEPFRHPLSSSATSRVGLNSTMVEQVLESVRPYLRSHGGNVKLVELDSENRIARLAFKGACSGCPSAQQTLYEGLQGALREVWPDIRVEEAQDDGVWEELSSLTIDSVNEALRGTRPAIERLGASLEVLSVSPSGDIVIRYQGPNAQTIRIGVEMELRDKLPPDLLGSIEIVTEDKPPPGSSPESEKPPSTAAQQNGKENVEDRRQNFHLAEAQNDSLRVEENGQNVGGLTDEDEYEGLEPEPA, from the exons atg GCTCTGGAAACGGAGCCCTTTCCGCGGGAGGCTCCAAAgactctgtctcgctctttagtctcctctctgccgtcgccgctttcttcgGCAGGCCCCGTCCCGCCGGTTGCGGAGAATCCCATGGAGCCTTTCCGCCAtcccctttcctcgtctgctaCTTCGCGTGTGGGGCTGAATTCGACGATGGTGGAGCAAGTCCTGGAGAGTGTGCGTCCGTATCTGAGGAGTCACGGGGGAAACGTGAAGCTCGTCGAACTCGATTCAGAAAACAGAATTGCAAGACTCGCGTTCAAG GGCGCGTGCTCAGGATGTCCCTCTGCCCAGCAAACGCTGTACGAAGGCCTCCAGGGAGCGTTGAGAGAAGTTTGGCCGGACATACGCGTGGAGGAAGCACAAGACGACGGTGTCTGGGAGGAGCTGAGCTCTCTGACGATTGACAGCGTCAACGAAGCGCTCAGAGGCACACGGCCCGCCATTGAGAGACTTGGCGCCAGTCTGGAGGTCCTCAGTGTCTCGCCGA GCGGGGATATCGTGATTCGGTATCAAGGGCCCAATGCACAAACTATCCGGATAGGCGTTGAG ATGGAGCTGCGCGACAAACTGCCTCCCGACCTTCTAGGGTCAATTGAAATTGTGACTGAAGACAAACCGCCGCCAGGGTCGTCGCCGGAGAGTGAGAAGCCGCCATCGACGGCTGCACAGCAAAACGGGAAGGAAAATGTGGAAGATCGACGTCAGAACTTTCAcctcgcggaggcgcagaatGACAGTCTGAGGGTagaggaaaacggacaaAACGTGGGAGGACTGACAGACGAAGATGAATATGAAGGCTTGGAACCGGAACCCGCTTAG
- a CDS encoding putative splicing factor 3a protein, with protein MSASLLEHLRAAHEEVERVERAASQLLLLQDQKCGTGPSSSVGVLKGEKRKREKLRLDWAAADLLSRMQESAQKCLQIYEDGDNLRKDEIAFLGGQREGGAGNDVWINFYERIRQIREFHRKRAMTAAAQGTDLNAAPEIKDPQALVEEANQTPYLDGVFDEAEQWGEMLNLHDSFTTFINWKPMRTYKVNEAKKAEAARLLKRGLAEEAVERMKDSRFEEDLIDYISYLKSFHLFSSIPRALKYRSSEYLAYLRGIVAYLQDFFRRRNPLADHDQVRKKFSEQFEEQWERKEVPGWQTLTAALPLYCRPTDKIFLSEGPRESHMQRTVAYHHKKQSRTAEELEEENRSSDDEDDQEAAKAVGDAERDSEDEDDDQPIYNPLNLPLGFDGRPIPFWLYKLHGLGQEFKCEICGNFSYWGRRAFERHFMEWRHAFGMRCLRIPNTTHFKEITKIEDAIKLYEKLKKDAEGKTFKDEQELECEDSQGNVMNLRAFEDLRRQGLL; from the exons ATGTCCGCTTCCCTCCTGGAACACTTGCGCGCCGCGCACGAAGAAGTGGAGCGGGTCGAGCGAGCGGCCTCGCAGCTCCTCCTGCTGCAGGACCAGAAATGCGGCACTggcccgtcttcttctgtggGGGTACtgaagggcgagaagcggaagcgcgagaaactGCGCCTGGACTGGGCGGCTGCGGACTTGCTcagccgcatgcaggagagTGCACAGAAGTGTCTCCAAATCtacgaggacggagacaacTTGCGAAAGGACGAaatcgccttcctcggcggccagcgcgagggcggcgcgggaAACGACGTGTGGATCAACTTTTATGAACGCATTCGCCAGATTCGAGAAttccacagaaaacgcgcaatGACTGCTGCTGCCCAAGGCACCGACTTGAACGCCGCACCGGAAATCAAAGACCCGCAAGCGCTCGTCGAAGAAGCCAACCAG actCCGTATTTGGACGGCGTGttcgacgaggccgagcagTGGGGCGAGATGCTCAACTTGCATGACAGCTTCACCACCTTCATTAACTGGAAACCGATGAGAACGTACAAAGTGAACGAAGCCAAAAAGGCGGAG gcggcgcggctgCTGAAGCGCGGCTTGGCGGAGGAGGCGGTCGAGCGAATGAAGGACAGTCGCTTTGAGGAGGATCTGATTGATTACATTTCCTACTTGAAGTCTTTccatcttttctcttcgaTTCCTCGAGCCCTCAAATACCGATCCTCAGAGTACCTCGCCTACCTGAGAGGCATCGTCGCGTACCTCCAAGACTTCTTCCGAAGACGCAACCCTCTTGCCGATCACGACCAG GTGCGAAAGAAGTTCTCTGAGCAGTTCGAGGAGCAGTGGGAGCGGAAGGAGGTGCCGGGATGGCAGACGCTCACGGCGGCGCTGCCGCTCTACTGCCGGCCCACAGACAAAATCTTCCTCTCCGAAGGCCCCCGCGAATCGCACATGcag CGCACTGTCGCTTACCATCACAAGAAGCAGTCGCGAACAGCTGAGGAGCTGGAGGAGGAAAACcgaagcagcgacgacgaggacgatcAGGAGGCTGCTAAGGCGGTCGGCGATGCGGAacgcgacagcgaagacgaagatgaTGACCAACCCATCTACAATCCTCTTAATCTCCCTCTCG GTTTCGACGGGCGTCCAATCCCGTTCTGGCTGTACAAGTTGCACGGCCTTGGGCAAGAGTTCAAGTGCGAGATCTGCGGCAACTTTTCGTACtggggaagacgcgccttCGAGCGACACTTCATGGAGTGGAGACACGCCTTCGGCATGCGGTGCCTGCGCATCCCCAACACCACGCACTTCAAG GAGATCACGAAGATCGAGGACGCGATCAAGTTGTATGAGAAGTTGAAAAAGGATGCAGAGGGAAAG ACGTTCAAGGACGAGCAAGAACTGGAATGCGAAGACTCGCAGGGGAACGTCATGAACCTCCGAGCTTTCGAGGATCTTCGAAGGCAAGGTCTTCTCTAA
- a CDS encoding putative ww domain U1 zinc finger domain-containing protein: MTERWVSQKKHYCEVCKTWLSGHTMNVKRHEMSERHIMNMQQMFRDMKHREKEREANARLEREEIARVEAAAAAAMRQDGHESHPYPSYSSGPAVCGEQSAPAVAQSGFWSMFVDPSSGLPYFFNSQTQESSWTPPPWFPLPPLPPSAPVSGVHTAGHVHAAGAEPGRPPTPSVAKPKLKIVSIKKVAKPEDGVLSHATKGEGTESANPSNASTSQLPVAAKPEALASDSSGLQKEPSTASVKRERAGNTESSARSSSSLSFSSVSSSTSLSAQGEGAEKASLSGAVGGSAGPVGGIVHGVKGEEKPNPPPESSRPLDSALAAVASSRACHCPHSSSSSAALAPGAKADGDEAGFFPSSKFAGVRPGFVFRMGSEGLGYYADTGFPRAAYRHRTLTPPGGSACAHADADVSRRSLVEAARVAALQATEDVWGIHGDSGSGDREGRRRDDFPVGGRGRGRGGPWPRGGRGRGGRATSEEWRRKFMKVASKGGEEVEDETEDGDAKTTTAPGDSGSISGAKTGEGSEREEHSQDGAAGSQSDVPIENKAATGPNIGEWEVVKPGEYSAFASCGTREEEIEGEAEEEPYTEAGYLKDLRWDIACQGPLHRDDLEPLEKPVYHPLTGEETGDLGSAAPVAFKKAKKIKVHGLRKLTAE; the protein is encoded by the exons ATGACGGAGCGCTGGGTGTCTCAGAAGAAGCACTACTGCGAGGTCTGTAAGACCTGGCTAAGCGGCCATACGATG AATGTCAAGCGCCATGAGATGTCCGAACGGCATATCATGAACATGCAGCAAATGTTCCGAGACATGAAGcaccgcgagaaagagagagaggccaaCGCGCGActcgaacgcgaagaaaTCGCCCGCGTCGAAgctgccgcagctgctgctaTGCGTCAAGACGGCCATGAATCTCATCCTTACCCTTCGTATTCTTCGGGTCCGGCCGTATGCGGGGAGCAAAGTGCGCCGGCCGTCGCTCAGAGTGGCTTCTGGTCGATGTTTGTCGATCCCTCCTCCGGTCTCCCCTATTTCTTCAATTCCCAAACGCAAGAATCCTCCTGGACCCCGCCCCCCTGGTTCCCTCTTCCCCCGCTTCCCCCCAGCGCTCCAgtctcgggtgtacatacagctggGCATGTGCACGCGGCGGGGGCAGAGCCAGGGCGGCCCCCGACACCTTCCGTGGCAAAGCCGAAACTGAAGATTGTGTCAATCAAGAAAGTGGCGAAGCCAGAAGACGGGGTGCTCAGTCACGCAACaaaaggcgaaggaacgGAATCTGCAAACCCCTCAAACGCGTCGACTTCGCAACTGCCTGTGGCAGCCAAACCCGAGGCCTTGGCGTCTGACTCCTCTGGTCTCCAGAAAGAGCCGTCAACCGCTTCCGtaaagagggaaagagcagGCAATACTGAGTCTTCCGCTcgttcgtcctcttccctttccttctcttctgtgtcctctTCGACTTCGTTGTCTGCCCAGGGAGAaggagcggagaaggcgagcttGTCGGGCGCTGTTGGCGGTTCTGCTGGCCCTGTGGGGGGAATCGTCCACGGAGtgaaaggcgaagagaagccgaaTCCGCCTCCGGAGTCCAGCCGACCGTTGGATTCTGCTCTGGCAGCTGTCGCGAGTTCAAGAGCGTGTCACTGTCcgcattcttcttcctcgtctgctgcTCTCGCGCCTGGAGCAAAGGCGGACGGAGATGAGGCcggtttctttccgtcttcgaAATTCGCCGGGGTGCGTCccggcttcgtcttccggATGGGAAGTGAAGGCTTGGGGTACTACGCCGATACAGGGTTTCCGCGTGCGGCGTACAGACACCGGACGCTGACGCCGCCAGGCGGAAGCGCGTGTGCTCATGCGGACGCCGACGTGTCTCGGCGCTCGCTAGTTGAAGCTGCGCGCGTAGCGGCTCTGCAGGCGACGGAAGATGTGTGGGGAATacacggagacagtgggtctggagacagagaaggcagaagacgggaCGACTTTCCTGTCGGCGGACGCggtcgaggaagaggcgggcCGTGGCCTCGAGGAGGGAGGGGACGTGGCGGCCGAGCCACGAGTGAAGAATGGCGACGCAAGTTCATGAAAGTGGCGTCgaagggaggggaagaagtcgaagacgaaacggaggACGGGGATGCAAAGACGACGACGGCCCCTGGCGACTCGGGAAGCATTTCAGGAGCGAAAACGGGTGAAGggtcagagagagaagaacacagCCAGGACGGAGCAGCAGGAAGTCAGAGCGATGTGCCGATTGAAAACAAGGCTGCGACCGGCCCAAATATCGGCGAATGGGAAGTCGTCAAGCCTGGAGAATACAGCGCTTTTGCAAGCTGCGGaacgcgcgaagaagagatcgaaggcgaagcagaagaagagccgtACACCGAAG CTGGATACCTCAAGGATCTGCGCTGGGACATCGCCTGCCAGGGGCCTCTTCATCGCGACGACCTCGAACCCCTCGAGAAGCCTGTCTACCATCCTTTG actggagaggaaacgggggaTTTGGGATCCGCCGCTCCGGTGGCGTTtaagaaagcgaagaaaatcAAAGTCCACGGCCTGCGAAAACTGACGGCAGAGTGA